A stretch of the Agromyces larvae genome encodes the following:
- a CDS encoding prealbumin-like fold domain-containing protein, whose translation MPFDPNDATVRVFVGSDRLANGTGESPLAGVTLALSNTQGGTLLGPDWAKCVSQPDGYCTFNVPIGGGGVPQYTYLWVRQTESPPNYFMNERFGTGSTGATDSSYTFPTPRLRAGAVYESGSAYTGTTPGGAQPSAAFMSLTGETATEARSSSGVWQVSRNNPAPVAKCGANVAVVIDLSASVNPSLPDLKAAASQTVQALVGTPSSVALFTFGTNAPRQPGENLPLTPVSTQAGANTVIAKINGYPALTNQGTNWDRGLAQVGTGFDVVIVITDGNPTFSEPGAVGPGATTRFKELENGIFSANRVKAGVNSTGAVGQRIIAVGVGAALDSATARRNLAAISGPVPYPTLGFDYIATPDYGTAGQIMRALARAECPGSVSIIKRVVRPGGTIADAPTAGGWTFDASAVGGTLNQPTAVTDNDTGGVNFAIDYAEGVDVARFTAAERIGDKPGYSLIPVGGRNATCTTLDGAPVTVTNAATGTGFSIDVNKLDQITCTVYNQAPDTSAALIVNKFWTINGGPRIAETNQPSGLSAALTVNGAPTAWGSATSGYSVSQSPVVAETRDTTLPECEFTGATIGRPGGPTSPFEDSQAVPLTVGSNVYEIVNNYDCSARLTLHKAMRNGPGDPTAWQLHAALAPENPENPLPPNPIPGFDGRTGVTGEVTPGVEYLLSESGGDPRYIPNGFESPDVTPGAIGSWDCEFVHPDGSRTPTTDGSDGDVTIGIGLHLECSLDNLTAALTLSKTVINDNFGTAVPSDFRLRAVPVGPLPLPAGVDTVEVEGSEAGVLTWIRPYIEYELQETTVPGYESTRIECINNQGDWEEMVRFTPARLANIQCRFTNDDLPANIIITKEAVGFGTSDTRSYGFNGTWADGGSFTIDAPGDGTLTDEVFENVAPGNYSVEEVTDPDSVLTALSCNIQGRDELFDTADRRAEFTLVAGDTVQCFFTNAAAGTIQIIKLTEPFNFGGVPFPFTFTGANGQQEFDLFGAPSQDTSRSFNQLPAGTYVIDEQLPPGWRLADIECGANEGEVWEPNIPGGSVTIHLPVGGAVTCFYTNSALPPTGTIVKNVTEGPDREFNFTLQPLPSGTPTLYRVTTSSGTGTTTLPLDALEINQRYSLTETVPGGWTLESLVCKVTAADGTETTLDGPEFSVGPGGSVVCTADDAANPATGTITKTALGRDGTFTFLIDTVPPTQAFEPIVITTTGQTGAANLPPLTAGQTYSLVEQPIAGWAASPLRCTQRPPGGTAAPINAAGFVAVPGGVINCAADNTALPLVAKTVASAVPESGDTWVVTYSLTVTNPTIQNLTYDLADGLGFPEGVEVLSASATNDAGVDTSGWDGTPGAELARGVPIVGAPTGSATVHTYTITVRARIGSSFSLDDRTCTAEGGGFFNGASMTHNGIPYPAEACADIAVSRLTLHKVVENGDSGKTGTPADWELIATPQEIPAQGTVRGNGGNGVEQVAVLPGSYVLSEESEQTGYLPGAWSCDGGVLDGDTLVLEDGAAASCEIVNTAVALTVDKTHDELPDGSVESGSGEPVTYRVTVSNTGAAVPDVVVTDDLPTGLALDPASIVAPDGWDVSGSTPTRFTASYTLGALPAGEYAFSYVAIVGDIPQPDSSVPIGPLVNTACIGTPDPLACDDDDVPVASVAQTLSAFCRADAAYAAWTVTPSEVGESPTVVLIWWPAAAYENRDPSIPASDPDAILADGAVRVDRVAVPAGWTSGTPIAGESLWPGTVLDASGTGIGWPGWRQQADGTWVKDASAPYFSVAESAVVEVRVNPSVSATLPYPAMETDACATRPRTQVPVTGADVAGWLMLATLLLAAGLGVRAASGGRRRRA comes from the coding sequence GTGCCCTTCGATCCGAACGACGCGACGGTGCGCGTCTTCGTCGGCTCCGACCGGCTTGCGAACGGTACCGGCGAGTCACCGCTGGCCGGGGTCACCCTGGCGCTCTCGAATACGCAGGGCGGGACGCTGCTCGGTCCGGACTGGGCGAAGTGCGTCTCGCAGCCCGACGGCTACTGCACGTTCAACGTCCCGATCGGGGGCGGCGGCGTCCCCCAGTACACGTACCTGTGGGTGCGGCAGACGGAGTCGCCGCCGAACTACTTCATGAACGAGCGGTTCGGAACCGGCAGCACCGGGGCGACCGACTCGTCGTACACCTTCCCGACGCCGCGGCTGCGGGCCGGAGCCGTCTACGAGAGCGGGAGTGCGTACACCGGGACCACTCCGGGCGGCGCACAGCCGTCCGCCGCCTTCATGTCGCTCACGGGCGAGACGGCCACCGAGGCGCGATCCTCGAGCGGCGTCTGGCAGGTCTCGCGCAACAACCCCGCGCCGGTCGCGAAGTGCGGCGCCAACGTCGCCGTGGTCATCGACCTGTCGGCATCGGTGAATCCGTCGCTGCCCGACCTGAAAGCCGCCGCGAGTCAGACCGTCCAGGCGCTCGTCGGCACGCCGTCGTCGGTGGCGCTGTTCACCTTCGGCACCAATGCTCCCCGGCAGCCGGGCGAGAACCTGCCGCTCACGCCGGTCTCGACGCAGGCCGGCGCGAACACCGTCATCGCCAAGATCAACGGCTACCCGGCGCTGACCAATCAGGGCACGAACTGGGACCGTGGCCTGGCCCAGGTCGGCACCGGCTTCGACGTCGTGATCGTGATCACCGACGGCAATCCGACCTTCTCCGAGCCGGGTGCGGTCGGACCCGGTGCGACGACGCGGTTCAAGGAGCTCGAGAACGGCATCTTCTCCGCAAACCGCGTCAAAGCCGGGGTCAACTCCACCGGTGCGGTCGGTCAGCGCATCATCGCGGTCGGCGTCGGCGCCGCCCTCGACTCAGCGACCGCCCGGCGGAACCTCGCCGCGATCTCGGGGCCGGTCCCGTATCCGACGCTCGGGTTCGACTACATCGCGACGCCCGATTACGGAACGGCGGGGCAGATCATGCGGGCGCTCGCTCGGGCCGAGTGCCCCGGTTCGGTGAGCATCATCAAGCGCGTCGTCCGGCCGGGCGGCACGATCGCGGATGCGCCCACCGCCGGAGGCTGGACCTTCGACGCGTCTGCCGTCGGCGGCACGCTCAACCAGCCCACCGCGGTCACCGACAACGACACCGGCGGTGTCAACTTCGCGATCGACTACGCCGAGGGTGTGGACGTCGCACGGTTCACCGCGGCCGAGCGGATCGGCGATAAACCCGGCTACTCGCTCATCCCGGTGGGCGGGCGGAACGCGACCTGCACGACGCTGGACGGCGCACCGGTGACGGTGACGAACGCCGCCACGGGAACCGGCTTCTCGATCGACGTGAACAAGCTCGACCAGATCACCTGCACGGTCTACAACCAGGCTCCCGACACCTCGGCCGCGCTCATCGTGAACAAGTTCTGGACCATCAACGGCGGGCCCCGTATCGCCGAGACGAACCAGCCGAGCGGTCTGAGTGCCGCGCTCACCGTGAACGGAGCCCCCACCGCGTGGGGGAGCGCGACCAGTGGATACTCGGTCTCGCAGAGCCCGGTCGTCGCCGAGACACGGGACACCACCCTGCCGGAGTGCGAGTTCACGGGCGCGACGATCGGACGCCCGGGCGGCCCGACGTCGCCGTTCGAAGACTCGCAGGCCGTGCCGCTCACGGTCGGCAGCAACGTCTACGAGATCGTGAACAACTACGACTGCTCGGCGAGGCTGACCCTGCACAAGGCCATGCGGAACGGGCCGGGAGACCCCACTGCCTGGCAGCTGCACGCGGCGCTCGCCCCTGAGAATCCCGAGAACCCGCTTCCGCCGAATCCGATCCCCGGTTTCGACGGCCGGACCGGGGTGACCGGCGAGGTCACGCCGGGCGTCGAGTACCTGCTTTCCGAGTCGGGCGGCGATCCGAGATACATCCCGAACGGCTTCGAGAGTCCGGATGTCACGCCGGGCGCGATCGGCTCGTGGGACTGCGAGTTCGTGCATCCCGACGGGTCGCGCACGCCCACCACGGACGGTTCCGACGGCGACGTGACCATCGGCATCGGCCTGCACCTGGAATGCTCCCTCGACAATCTGACGGCTGCGCTGACGCTCAGCAAGACCGTGATCAACGACAATTTCGGCACGGCCGTGCCGTCGGACTTCAGGTTGCGCGCCGTGCCCGTCGGTCCGCTTCCGCTTCCGGCGGGGGTCGACACGGTCGAAGTCGAGGGCAGTGAGGCGGGTGTGCTCACCTGGATCCGGCCCTACATCGAGTACGAACTTCAAGAGACGACCGTGCCGGGGTACGAGAGCACCCGCATCGAGTGCATCAACAACCAGGGCGACTGGGAGGAGATGGTCAGGTTCACCCCGGCCCGCCTGGCCAACATCCAGTGCCGGTTCACGAACGACGACCTCCCGGCGAACATCATCATCACGAAGGAGGCGGTGGGCTTCGGCACGTCGGATACGCGTTCCTATGGCTTCAACGGGACGTGGGCCGACGGTGGGAGCTTTACGATCGACGCGCCGGGAGACGGCACCCTGACCGATGAGGTCTTCGAGAACGTCGCACCCGGCAACTATTCAGTCGAGGAGGTGACGGATCCCGATTCGGTGCTGACGGCGCTGTCCTGCAACATCCAGGGTAGAGATGAGCTGTTCGACACCGCCGATCGTCGAGCCGAGTTCACTCTCGTCGCGGGCGACACGGTGCAGTGCTTCTTCACGAACGCGGCGGCCGGCACGATCCAGATCATCAAGCTCACCGAACCGTTCAACTTCGGGGGGGTCCCGTTCCCCTTCACGTTCACCGGCGCCAACGGGCAGCAGGAGTTCGACCTGTTCGGCGCGCCGTCGCAGGACACCTCGCGCAGTTTCAATCAGCTGCCGGCGGGCACCTACGTGATCGACGAGCAACTCCCACCAGGGTGGCGCCTCGCCGACATCGAATGCGGCGCGAACGAAGGCGAGGTTTGGGAGCCGAACATACCCGGGGGCAGCGTCACCATCCATCTGCCTGTGGGCGGCGCCGTAACGTGCTTCTACACCAACAGCGCACTCCCGCCCACCGGCACGATCGTGAAGAACGTCACGGAGGGGCCTGACCGCGAGTTCAACTTCACGCTCCAGCCGCTGCCGAGCGGCACCCCGACCCTGTACAGGGTCACGACGAGCAGCGGCACCGGTACCACGACTCTGCCGCTCGACGCACTCGAAATCAACCAGCGGTACTCGCTCACCGAGACCGTGCCGGGCGGGTGGACCCTCGAGAGCCTGGTGTGCAAGGTCACCGCCGCCGACGGTACCGAGACGACGTTGGACGGGCCCGAGTTCTCGGTCGGCCCCGGTGGCAGCGTCGTCTGCACCGCTGACGACGCTGCGAATCCGGCCACCGGCACGATCACGAAGACCGCGCTGGGCCGCGACGGCACCTTCACCTTCCTCATCGACACCGTGCCGCCGACCCAGGCGTTCGAGCCGATCGTCATCACGACGACCGGTCAGACCGGCGCGGCGAACCTCCCGCCGCTCACCGCAGGACAGACGTACAGCCTCGTCGAACAGCCGATCGCGGGCTGGGCCGCCAGTCCCCTGCGGTGCACGCAGCGTCCTCCAGGGGGCACCGCTGCGCCCATCAACGCGGCGGGCTTCGTCGCGGTCCCCGGCGGGGTCATCAACTGCGCCGCCGACAACACCGCGCTCCCGCTGGTGGCCAAGACGGTCGCCTCCGCGGTTCCCGAGAGCGGCGACACCTGGGTCGTGACCTACTCGCTGACGGTGACGAACCCGACGATCCAGAACCTCACCTACGATCTCGCGGACGGGCTCGGCTTCCCGGAAGGCGTCGAGGTCCTCTCGGCGAGCGCGACGAACGATGCCGGCGTCGACACCTCGGGGTGGGACGGCACGCCCGGCGCCGAACTCGCGAGGGGGGTGCCGATCGTCGGCGCCCCGACGGGTTCGGCGACCGTGCACACGTACACGATCACGGTGCGCGCGCGGATCGGCTCGAGCTTCTCCCTCGATGACCGTACCTGCACGGCAGAGGGCGGCGGCTTCTTCAACGGGGCATCGATGACGCACAACGGCATCCCGTACCCCGCGGAGGCGTGCGCCGACATCGCGGTCTCGCGGCTGACGCTGCACAAGGTCGTCGAGAACGGCGACTCCGGCAAGACGGGGACGCCGGCGGATTGGGAGCTGATCGCGACCCCGCAGGAGATCCCGGCCCAGGGCACCGTCCGCGGCAACGGCGGCAACGGCGTCGAGCAGGTCGCGGTGCTGCCGGGCTCGTACGTGCTGAGCGAGGAGTCGGAGCAGACCGGGTACCTCCCGGGCGCGTGGAGCTGCGACGGCGGCGTGCTCGACGGCGACACGCTCGTCCTCGAGGACGGCGCCGCCGCATCCTGCGAGATCGTGAACACCGCGGTGGCGCTCACGGTCGACAAGACGCACGACGAGCTTCCGGACGGCTCGGTCGAGTCGGGCTCGGGCGAGCCGGTCACGTACCGCGTGACCGTGTCGAACACCGGGGCGGCGGTGCCCGACGTCGTCGTCACCGACGACCTGCCGACGGGGCTCGCGCTCGATCCGGCGAGCATCGTCGCACCGGACGGCTGGGATGTCTCGGGCTCGACGCCGACCCGATTCACCGCGAGCTACACGCTCGGTGCGCTGCCGGCGGGGGAGTACGCGTTCAGTTACGTCGCGATCGTCGGCGACATCCCGCAGCCCGACTCGTCCGTGCCGATCGGCCCGCTCGTGAACACGGCGTGCATCGGTACGCCCGACCCCCTCGCGTGCGATGACGACGACGTGCCCGTCGCGAGCGTGGCGCAGACCCTGTCGGCGTTCTGCCGTGCCGATGCCGCGTACGCCGCCTGGACGGTCACGCCGTCGGAGGTCGGCGAATCCCCGACCGTCGTGCTCATCTGGTGGCCGGCCGCCGCCTACGAGAACCGCGACCCGTCGATCCCGGCGTCGGATCCCGATGCGATCCTCGCGGACGGTGCGGTCCGGGTCGATCGGGTCGCGGTGCCCGCGGGCTGGACGAGCGGCACCCCGATCGCGGGCGAGTCCCTGTGGCCGGGAACGGTGCTCGATGCGAGCGGCACCGGGATCGGCTGGCCCGGATGGCGGCAGCAGGCCGACGGAACCTGGGTGAAGGATGCCTCGGCCCCGTACTTCTCCGTCGCCGAGAGTGCGGTCGTGGAAGTGCGGGTGAACCCGTCGGTTTCGGCCACGCTGCCGTACCCCGCCATGGAGACGGACGCGTGCGCGACGCGGCCGCGCACGCAGGTTCCGGTCACGGGCGCGGATGTCGCCGGATGGCTCATGCTCGCGACGCTGCTCCTGGCCGCCGGGCTGGGGGTTCGAGCGGCGAGCGGGGGACGCCGCCGGCGGGCATGA
- a CDS encoding beta strand repeat-containing protein — MFAPLHTPAADSTRRSSDGVSWARGVAATVFALVLAVAPAATVSALDGSDAEGSPSTTNAPSEPGDPPVAEGEPAPGASGEPAPEASDDAAPESSGQPAPEASGDVAPEASEPSAGAEPPEASVPAEPAAQPASAVPALAAAAIAPEALVGFDDAVVADALAIAWFGETDPGTRLTFLAALAQAPAGATIHIDNALGTAFRFTTAAFARSQPVTIDAAQQTQLFFARLNFTGDALTFTPNIVLTPTANTQIMVNVTSAAPPTITGLQVANDPVTPRTGGTAVHLNATSGATVAGLTTLGIATGANLATSSGATVTGASITGATNGIITTAGNANAGAQVAGAVIEAATLGISLGATTGASIIGSTITGAANGINLLNSSGATITDTTLTGVTNGIITMAGNAGQGAQVSGVVIEAATLGISLGATIGASITGSSITGAVNGITLVNSSGATITDTTITGVTNGITTTAANAGQGMQVTGVVIEAATLGISLGATTGATFTDVEIIRFGDPTTNVGISGINVNNARDVTIVDATVQGFRSAVWVANTNNAAPLAITGGEFDGFVTGISTGSTVDAVVTDVTVRGRTNANGVIATIAVEVSPTVSPSGSATVTGLVAEGVRSGVVVPVANTSTGIRVEDSEITIAPGTSGFGVNLGGASQPVVQDVTVVGPGTAPTNTGITTARSNGATIDRVDVSALTNGISSTRVAGFPADRLAGPTITNATITDVVVGVYFGQTDGAVLRDSVITGSGDAVFGHENENVTVERVSYTSTGGSPGLCPSGQNSTVRFYYTNGLTVSEVTGAGASQGLYLDMTTDVVAEHLEFSGMTCWALAYAEGATGVVIRDAFVHDNLGGIANFTMNPTSTPPDLRIVSSDILIEDSTFATTPVGIHLPLGAFDFTFRNNTVSGALSHVITAQPAHDVTVEGNRIDFTAPGADPAVPPATPQAAILVTTTWFNLDTQSASNSGISVVDNVFTGDGPFVGVGSVSATDLGTPLAPPNPSAQRTLRDTVEVSGNVFPTDSTAIVTVANAEQGEDADATNDLVDGVVAVDARDGNDWGSECGPRETVTGYDGGGAYIHPVAATQVLYPQLCDGEPAIEVSGIPHCTPTGGFFDYRIELTGYSEAPAEPIALIWWSDETFLARDATIDPTDIDALLADGAFGVEHISVPPDWAPGQAITGTIGIPMFFHDHLDVLPTVEARINPSDAFRFPQPDLASEPCAAATAGPGEVRGVAVTGFDAGGAITFALAVLGAGTLLIIGRRNALRQGVHRRALPVSRP, encoded by the coding sequence ATGTTCGCACCACTGCACACGCCTGCGGCCGACTCGACCCGACGCTCATCCGACGGCGTCAGTTGGGCGCGGGGCGTGGCGGCCACGGTGTTCGCGCTCGTGCTCGCCGTCGCGCCGGCCGCCACCGTGAGCGCGCTCGACGGCTCGGATGCCGAAGGCAGCCCGAGCACGACGAACGCGCCGTCGGAACCGGGGGATCCGCCGGTGGCGGAGGGCGAACCTGCGCCCGGGGCATCCGGGGAACCTGCGCCCGAGGCATCCGATGATGCAGCGCCCGAGTCATCCGGACAACCGGCACCCGAGGCATCCGGTGACGTCGCGCCCGAGGCATCCGAACCGTCCGCCGGAGCGGAGCCGCCCGAGGCATCCGTCCCCGCCGAACCCGCTGCGCAGCCCGCGTCCGCCGTCCCCGCCCTCGCGGCTGCGGCCATCGCTCCCGAGGCACTGGTCGGCTTCGACGACGCCGTGGTGGCCGATGCGCTCGCGATCGCGTGGTTCGGCGAGACCGACCCCGGCACGCGCCTGACCTTCCTGGCGGCGCTCGCGCAGGCGCCGGCCGGTGCGACGATCCACATCGACAACGCGCTGGGAACCGCGTTCCGCTTCACGACGGCGGCATTCGCCCGGTCCCAGCCGGTGACGATCGATGCCGCGCAGCAGACGCAGCTCTTCTTCGCGCGGCTGAACTTCACCGGTGACGCGCTGACGTTCACGCCGAACATCGTCCTCACCCCGACGGCCAACACCCAGATCATGGTGAACGTGACGTCGGCCGCGCCGCCGACGATCACCGGGCTGCAGGTCGCCAACGACCCGGTGACGCCGCGCACGGGCGGAACCGCGGTGCACCTGAACGCGACCAGCGGGGCGACCGTCGCGGGGCTCACGACCCTCGGGATCGCCACGGGCGCGAACCTCGCCACCTCGAGCGGCGCGACCGTGACCGGCGCCTCGATCACGGGCGCGACGAACGGCATCATCACCACGGCGGGCAACGCGAACGCCGGGGCTCAGGTGGCCGGTGCGGTGATCGAGGCGGCGACGCTCGGCATCTCGCTGGGCGCGACGACGGGGGCGTCGATCATCGGGTCGACGATCACGGGTGCGGCGAACGGCATCAATCTGCTGAACTCGAGCGGCGCGACGATCACCGACACCACGCTCACCGGGGTCACGAACGGCATCATCACGATGGCCGGCAACGCCGGTCAGGGCGCGCAGGTGAGCGGGGTCGTGATCGAGGCGGCGACGCTGGGCATCTCGCTGGGCGCGACGATAGGGGCATCCATCACCGGCTCGTCGATCACGGGTGCGGTGAACGGCATCACCCTGGTGAACTCGAGCGGCGCGACGATCACCGACACCACCATCACCGGTGTCACCAACGGCATCACCACCACGGCCGCGAATGCCGGTCAGGGCATGCAGGTGACCGGGGTCGTGATCGAGGCGGCGACGCTGGGCATCTCGCTCGGCGCGACGACGGGAGCGACGTTCACCGACGTGGAGATCATCCGATTCGGCGATCCGACCACCAACGTCGGGATCTCCGGCATCAACGTGAACAACGCGCGTGACGTCACCATCGTGGATGCGACGGTGCAGGGCTTCCGCAGCGCGGTCTGGGTCGCGAACACGAACAACGCCGCACCGCTCGCGATCACCGGCGGCGAGTTCGACGGATTCGTCACCGGCATCAGCACCGGATCGACCGTTGACGCGGTCGTCACGGATGTCACCGTGCGGGGACGGACCAATGCCAACGGTGTGATCGCGACGATCGCCGTCGAGGTCTCGCCGACGGTGTCGCCGTCGGGCTCGGCGACCGTGACCGGGCTTGTGGCCGAGGGCGTCCGCAGCGGCGTGGTCGTCCCGGTCGCCAACACCTCGACCGGCATCCGCGTCGAGGACAGCGAGATCACGATCGCGCCCGGCACCTCGGGGTTCGGGGTCAACCTCGGCGGTGCGAGCCAACCGGTCGTGCAGGATGTGACCGTCGTCGGCCCGGGAACCGCGCCCACGAACACCGGCATCACGACGGCGCGTTCGAACGGTGCGACCATCGACCGTGTCGATGTCAGCGCGCTCACCAACGGCATCTCCTCGACACGGGTCGCGGGGTTCCCAGCGGACCGGCTGGCCGGCCCCACGATCACGAACGCGACGATCACCGACGTCGTGGTCGGTGTGTACTTCGGCCAGACCGACGGCGCGGTGCTCCGCGACAGCGTCATCACGGGGAGCGGCGACGCGGTGTTCGGCCACGAGAACGAGAACGTCACCGTCGAGCGGGTCTCCTACACCAGCACGGGCGGTTCGCCGGGGCTCTGCCCCTCGGGCCAGAACAGCACCGTGCGGTTCTACTACACGAACGGGCTGACGGTGAGCGAGGTGACCGGCGCAGGCGCGAGTCAGGGGCTCTACCTCGACATGACCACCGACGTCGTGGCCGAACACCTCGAGTTCTCGGGGATGACCTGCTGGGCGCTCGCCTACGCGGAGGGTGCGACCGGGGTCGTGATCCGCGACGCGTTCGTGCACGACAATCTGGGCGGCATCGCGAACTTCACCATGAACCCCACGTCGACGCCTCCCGATCTGCGGATCGTGAGCAGCGACATCCTGATCGAGGACAGCACGTTCGCCACCACGCCCGTCGGCATTCACCTTCCGCTCGGCGCGTTCGACTTCACGTTCCGGAACAACACCGTGAGCGGCGCGCTGAGCCACGTCATCACCGCGCAGCCGGCGCACGACGTGACCGTCGAGGGGAACCGCATCGACTTCACCGCGCCCGGTGCCGACCCGGCCGTCCCGCCGGCGACCCCGCAGGCGGCGATCCTCGTGACGACGACCTGGTTCAACCTCGACACGCAGTCGGCGTCGAACTCGGGCATCAGCGTGGTCGACAACGTGTTCACCGGGGACGGGCCGTTCGTCGGCGTGGGCTCGGTGAGCGCCACCGATCTCGGCACCCCGCTCGCACCGCCGAATCCGAGCGCCCAGCGCACGCTTCGCGACACCGTCGAGGTGTCGGGCAACGTCTTCCCGACCGACTCCACCGCGATCGTCACGGTCGCCAACGCCGAGCAGGGCGAAGACGCCGACGCGACGAACGACCTGGTCGACGGCGTCGTGGCCGTCGATGCTCGCGACGGGAACGACTGGGGTTCCGAGTGCGGGCCGCGCGAGACGGTGACCGGGTACGACGGCGGCGGGGCGTACATCCATCCGGTGGCTGCGACGCAGGTGCTGTATCCCCAGCTGTGCGACGGGGAGCCCGCCATCGAGGTGAGCGGCATCCCGCACTGCACGCCGACCGGCGGCTTTTTCGACTACCGCATCGAGCTGACCGGCTACAGCGAGGCGCCTGCCGAGCCCATCGCGCTCATCTGGTGGAGCGACGAGACCTTCCTCGCACGCGATGCCACGATCGACCCGACCGACATCGACGCGCTACTGGCCGACGGGGCGTTCGGTGTGGAGCACATCTCCGTGCCGCCCGACTGGGCGCCGGGACAGGCGATCACCGGCACCATCGGCATCCCGATGTTCTTCCACGACCACCTCGACGTGCTGCCGACCGTCGAGGCGCGCATCAATCCATCCGATGCGTTCCGGTTCCCGCAGCCCGACCTCGCGTCCGAGCCGTGCGCGGCGGCGACGGCCGGTCCCGGCGAGGTCAGGGGCGTCGCGGTGACCGGGTTCGACGCGGGTGGCGCCATCACGTTCGCCCTCGCCGTCCTCGGTGCCGGAACCTTGCTCATCATCGGGCGTCGGAACGCCCTCCGGCAAGGGGTCCACCGGCGGGCGCTTCCGGTCTCGAGGCCGTGA
- the tuf gene encoding elongation factor Tu, which translates to MAKAKFERTKPHVNIGTIGHVDHGKTTLTAAISKVLADKYPSATNVQRDFASIDSAPEERQRGITINISHVEYETPKRHYAHVDAPGHADYIKNMITGAAQMDGAILVVAATDGPMAQTREHVLLAKQVGVPYLLVALNKADMVDDEEILELVELEVRELLSSQGFPGDDAPVVRVSGLKALEGDEKWTQSVLDLMEAVDESIPDPVRDKDKPFLMPIEDVFTITGRGTVVTGRAERGTLKINSEVEIVGIRPTQKTTVTGIEMFHKQLDEAWAGENCGLLLRGTKREDVERGQVVVAPGSITPHTVFEGTAYILSKDEGGRHNPFYANYRPQFYFRTTDVTGVITLPEGTEMVMPGDTTDMTVELIQPIAMEEGLGFAIREGGRTVGAGTVTKIIK; encoded by the coding sequence GTGGCTAAGGCCAAGTTCGAGCGGACCAAGCCGCACGTCAACATCGGTACGATCGGTCACGTCGACCACGGCAAGACGACGCTCACCGCGGCGATCTCGAAGGTGCTCGCCGACAAGTACCCGTCGGCCACCAACGTGCAGCGCGACTTCGCGTCGATCGACTCGGCTCCCGAGGAGCGCCAGCGCGGCATCACGATCAACATCTCGCACGTCGAGTACGAGACGCCGAAGCGCCACTACGCGCACGTCGACGCTCCGGGTCACGCCGACTACATCAAGAACATGATCACCGGTGCGGCTCAGATGGACGGCGCGATCCTCGTGGTCGCGGCGACCGACGGCCCCATGGCCCAGACGCGTGAGCACGTGCTGCTCGCCAAGCAGGTCGGCGTGCCCTACCTGCTCGTCGCGCTGAACAAGGCCGACATGGTCGACGACGAGGAGATCCTGGAGCTCGTCGAGCTCGAGGTCCGCGAGCTGCTCTCGTCGCAGGGCTTCCCCGGCGACGACGCTCCGGTCGTGCGCGTTTCGGGCCTCAAGGCGCTCGAGGGCGACGAGAAGTGGACCCAGTCGGTCCTCGACCTCATGGAGGCCGTCGACGAGTCCATCCCCGACCCGGTGCGCGACAAGGACAAGCCGTTCCTCATGCCCATCGAGGACGTCTTCACCATCACCGGTCGTGGCACGGTCGTCACGGGTCGCGCCGAGCGCGGCACGCTGAAGATCAACTCCGAGGTCGAGATCGTCGGCATCCGCCCGACGCAGAAGACCACGGTCACCGGTATCGAGATGTTCCACAAGCAGCTCGACGAGGCGTGGGCCGGCGAGAACTGCGGTCTCCTCCTCCGCGGCACCAAGCGCGAGGACGTCGAGCGCGGCCAGGTCGTCGTGGCCCCGGGCTCGATCACCCCGCACACCGTGTTCGAGGGCACCGCGTATATCCTGTCGAAGGACGAGGGTGGCCGCCACAACCCGTTCTACGCGAACTACCGTCCGCAGTTCTACTTCCGCACCACGGACGTCACCGGCGTCATCACGCTGCCCGAGGGCACCGAGATGGTCATGCCCGGCGACACCACCGACATGACGGTCGAGCTCATCCAGCCGATCGCCATGGAGGAGGGCCTCGGCTTCGCCATCCGCGAGGGTGGTCGCACGGTCGGTGCCGGTACGGTCACCAAGATCATCAAGTAA